The Candidatus Neomarinimicrobiota bacterium genome segment ACGAAGATATCCAGATTTAATGGTTCATAGGCTGTTGAAATATTATGAGGAGAAAAGAGGGAAAGAGGAGATAAGACTTTTGCGCCGTAGATTAAGAAACATTGCAAAAAAATCATCCGAAAATGAGTTGAAATCTTTAGAAGCAGAAAGAGAGTACATTAAAATTAAACAAACCAGGTTTTTAAAGAATAAGATAGGGGATCGTTTTAAAGGTATTATTTCTGGTATTGCCAATTATGGATTTTTTGTAGAAATATCGGATTTTCTTGTTGATGGTTTTGTTCATGTAAGAACATTATATGATGATTACTACGTCTATGACGGTGAAAATCATGCTATTGTTGGTAAAAAATATGGTAAAAAATACAGGTTGGGAGATATTGTAGAGGTGATAATTAAAGAAGTTTCGATTGAGGATAGAAGAATAGATTTAGAAATTACCCATTAATTAAATGTTGAGATTGGAAAATATAAATTGCCCTTTATGCAAATCTGGAAAAAGTATATTTTTCCTAAGTACATTTGATCGGTTTGATAAGGATAAAGAAAAAATATTCAGGATTGTAAAATGTGGAAGGTGCGGTCTTATTTTTCTTAATCCGAGAGTACCATTTACTGAAATTTCACAATATTATAGTAGTGAAAATTACGACCCCTTCATTTCAATTGAGAAAAGTTTTGATATAGCTTCTATTATTTATAAATCAATAAGAAATATTAATTTACGAATCAAATATCACCTTGTTAGTAGTTATAAGAGAAGTGGCAAGATTCTTGACTATGGAACTGCTACTGGAGAGTTTTTAGAGACTATGAGACAAAAAGGCTGGGAAACATATGGTGTTGAATTGGATGATAAAAGTTGTGAATTTGCAAATAAGAAGGGATTAAATGTTTATAAAAATATAAATGAAATAGAGGTCTCTAAAAAATTTGATGTAATTACCATGTGGCATAGCCTGGAACACATTCATGAGCTTAATGAGACAATTAAAAATATAATAGAGAGATTAAATGAGAATGGTTTCCTTATAATTGCAGTTCCCAATATTGAATCCTATGGTTTTAACGTATATAAAGAACATTGGATTGCCCTTGATTCTCCTAGACATCTTTACCATTTTACCTACAGGACAATTAAGTTTTTATTTAAAAAATATAATATGGATATTTTCAATACACACATATTGCTTTTTGATACCTTTTATAATCATATTAAGAGCTTTCTATTATTGAATACAAAATTGTTTGACTTATATTATCTTTTGGGTAATTTAATAGCTGAATTATTAATGGCTTATTTTGAATCTAAGAGGTTTGCATCAACTTTAATTTATGTATTAAAAAAGGTTGAATGATATGAAAAGTAAAATACTGATTATTGTTGGGATGATTGTACTTGTTCTTTCTTACTCCTGTGATAGACAAAAATATGCGAAAGGACCTCTGGACGTGATTTATGTCCTAGCGGATGATGAATCTAAGAAGGAATTAAAAACAGTAATTGATACTTTAGGGACGTATGGTATAAGAACTCCAAAGTTTCAAGCTTTCTATGATGTAAAATGGTTTACTTTCAGGGATATTCCCTTTGTTAAAGAATATCATCATGTTGTTATAGTTGCTAACTTGAATAATGAAGTAGGCGAAGAAATTGCAAGGAAGTTATTGAATCCTAAACAATTTAAGGATGCAGAGCGAGATAGTTTGAATATCTTTTTCATAAAAGATTTATGGGTGAAAGATCAAGCGGTTATTTTCATTGCCGGTAAAGATTTTCAAAAATTAAGAAGAGCTATATCATCAAATGTTGGGTGGATTTATCGAAAGATTGATGAAAATTTTGTAAATATATCAAATAAATATATCTTTAAATATGGTGAACAAAGAAATTTGTCTCGTTATTTATGGGGTAAATATCATTGGACAATGAGAATACAGCATGATTATATGATAGTGCATGAGTATGAGGATAAGAATTTTGTCTGGCTTGGAAGAGGTTTCCCTTATCGATGGATATCGGTTAGCTGGGCAAATGGTTTTGAACCTAAATGGTTGACAGAACCAGGTTTATTTGAAAGGAGGAATAAAATCGGTGAAATTTATGGTGGGATAGGTACTGATAAGAGATTCCTTGGTTTTTACTGGACTGAATTTGCAGGATATAATGCATTAAAAATGTATGGACTCTGGTATCATAAAAAAGAAGCAAAAGGAGGACCGTTTGTAACCTACTCTTTTTACGATGAAGAAACTGATAGAACATTTATTATAGATTTATTAGTTTTTGCACCGGGAGAAAAGGTAACCCTTATTTTAAGACAGGCTGATTTGATGATAAGGACTTTTACAACGAAACCTGATTTTAAATTATAAGA includes the following:
- a CDS encoding DUF4837 family protein; translation: MKSKILIIVGMIVLVLSYSCDRQKYAKGPLDVIYVLADDESKKELKTVIDTLGTYGIRTPKFQAFYDVKWFTFRDIPFVKEYHHVVIVANLNNEVGEEIARKLLNPKQFKDAERDSLNIFFIKDLWVKDQAVIFIAGKDFQKLRRAISSNVGWIYRKIDENFVNISNKYIFKYGEQRNLSRYLWGKYHWTMRIQHDYMIVHEYEDKNFVWLGRGFPYRWISVSWANGFEPKWLTEPGLFERRNKIGEIYGGIGTDKRFLGFYWTEFAGYNALKMYGLWYHKKEAKGGPFVTYSFYDEETDRTFIIDLLVFAPGEKVTLILRQADLMIRTFTTKPDFKL
- a CDS encoding class I SAM-dependent methyltransferase, with translation MLRLENINCPLCKSGKSIFFLSTFDRFDKDKEKIFRIVKCGRCGLIFLNPRVPFTEISQYYSSENYDPFISIEKSFDIASIIYKSIRNINLRIKYHLVSSYKRSGKILDYGTATGEFLETMRQKGWETYGVELDDKSCEFANKKGLNVYKNINEIEVSKKFDVITMWHSLEHIHELNETIKNIIERLNENGFLIIAVPNIESYGFNVYKEHWIALDSPRHLYHFTYRTIKFLFKKYNMDIFNTHILLFDTFYNHIKSFLLLNTKLFDLYYLLGNLIAELLMAYFESKRFASTLIYVLKKVE